The DNA window TATAAATGGTCCATAAATAAGCCAACTCAGCGCACGACAATTCCATGCCTCAAAGACAGCCGTCGCACATCGCAAGTCCTAAAGATTACAATCACCGgataaaaacgatttttctagGACGGTAAAAGTGACTTTCACGTGTAGATCTCTGATTCATCTGCTCCGAAGGGTATACGaaaattgcttttttttatatGGGTACTTACATCGTCTATACGCGAATataaaaatctgagaaaaaatcGCAAAACACCTGCCAGTCATCGGCCGCTgcagccggccgccaccgctaaGCTCCTCCCGCCACCGGATCTGGGCGAGGGAGggccgctgccgcagccgccgtgcTCCTCCTACTGCCACCGCTAGCAGATTCATGGGATCCAAGCAGGGAGGACTGCCGTTGCAGCCGTCACCCCTCACCGCTTTTGATGCGTAGGGTGCCTGCCGCTACATGCCCgctagagagagaggagagagcagtttgagagagagagagacggatatgagaaagagaggaggaggagaaagtaGAAGAGAGTAGATAAGGatgaattgaaaaaaattagagtGCTAAAACGGAAAAGAGAAGGTACCTCAGACATTTGGGTAAAACTTTAAGAGGcccatttgcaaaaatatatatttccctGTGGCCGCCTAAGAGGCTTTTCTGGAAAAAGCCCTATTTTTACATATGGCTTCTTAAGATACATCTATAAAAGATTTTCATATATGGTGCGAGTCAATTTTTACAGACGCGAACACTTATAATCCGTGTCCAACCTattgtttttttaggaaaatcATTCGTGCAATAGTGAATGCTTCCCTGTACTAGTTGCATTAATCCTGACATTGCCATGACGATCGCGAAGGTAGCCATCGGCAGCGTCTCGCAACAACGAGCAGACCCTCGCCTCGGTGAACACCTTCCCCGGCCGGCAGGAGTAGCCCAGCTCCGGCGCGCAGTGCGAGTCGTCGGAGCACACGCAGAGCCCCTCCATGGCGCAGCCGTCGCCGACGATGGCCGGGCTcgccccgccgacgccgagcaccCGGTCGCTCCACTCGCTGGAGAAGACGCCCTCGGGGTCGAACCTGTCCTTCACCCTCAAGAACTCGCCGGCGTTCGGGTACCTGGCGATGGCGCCGTCGAACGCGGCGTTCCGGTTCTTCCCCCAGTGCGGGACGCCGCCGTGCCCGCGCAGCGCCATCTGCTCCACCTCGTCGAACACGTCAgcgtgcgcgcgcggcgcgccgcgggcgcggcTCCGGTAGTAGGTGACGTCGAAGTCCACCGAGTCCTCCGCCTTGCCGAGgtacgccgacgacgccgcgacGTAGCGCACGAGCACGCCCATCTTGGCGTCGATCTGGCAGAACGCCGCCGGGTCGAGGTCGCGGAGCCTGGACACGTCGGCGACGAACGCCGGCGCGCGGGAGAGCGGGACGGTGAAGGCGACGTTGTAGGCGAAGACGCCCCGCGTGCGGCGGTCCCATGGGCaggtggtggtgaggaggaggccgtcgtcCTTCTCCTCCAGGCTGCCCATGCACGAGCCGGAGGACTGGATGCGGTGCTGGTAGCCCACCACCGGGTACCCGGTGAAGGTGGCGCCGTCGTTGGTGAAGCCGTACGCCAGGAGGTCGAACATCTTGGTGACAGCACGGGATGCTAGGCATCGGGCAGTGTCAGTGTACATTGGATTCTCTTCTAGCCACTCATCTGCGCCAATATAATGTTCAAATAGTTActtcataggagcgaattttaaattataggtTATTTTAAGAGTTAAGTATATCCTGTTTGATAGGCTAagtttctaattttaaaaaggctgcatatattcGGTTGGATGTAGAGCCCAGACCggataaaaaatacccttctctaaaaaaataaataaaaaaaatagttactccctctgtttcatattataacttgtttttattttttttcgatcaaactttttttacatttgactaaatttatggAAAATTGGAGCAATATTTTCTAccgaaaacaaatatattatcgaAATATTTTTAATGTGACATGTAATAACATTATTGGAGTTATAGATGTTAGTAAATTTCTCTACCGACCACAtagcaacttataatatgaaatgaaaggGGCAcggaaaattttgaaaaaaaaaggaggtttCTACCCTGGCTACTCATCTCAGAAAATTTTGAGATATGATAAAGAATTCAATCACCTATGACCCTTGCGCCGACCATGCTTAGCGTCGGTTGCGCCCGGAAGCCGAAGTAGTCGTTGAGACCATCTCCAGGCGTCGAAATATTGACACGGTTGTCCTCACGGTAGATCACCTGCCGCTGCCCCGGCAACCATACCATATCACCGAATTCATGGAGGCGGCCCCAAACCGCTACCTTCTCAGCGATGTCTGCGTCGTCGCGCTTCACGAATTTTACCGACCGCTTGAACTGTGGCTCCAAGGCCAGGGTTACCTGCAGGAAAGCATGGACATGTGTGTGCACGACAAAACTACTTTTGGCTGTCAACTAATTAATAATttgaattaaataaatatacttACTGTTATGATATAGTATATATCAACTTTatgtttgaaaatatttttataccaTGTTAAATACGTAGTTGTTGGCGGTATATAGTGTGAAATGAATTAATAATCAGTGTTCTATATTGAAGACCACGTGCGAAAAAACTTGTACgcctttattttattttcttcatggAGATAGTGTCTTATTCTTTACGCAACTACACACGGCTACCTGCTGTAGATTTGTCATATCGAAATCAGGACACTATTGGCGAATATCGCTAGAGTGCTCCCAAATTAATTCAGACATCTTTGCCATAAGAGCAAGATAATGGTAGAGCTATCTTCCTACTATTAGCCTATGTTAAATCTAACAtttataatagattagctataaggttggctataatTTTCTACTCCTCTCTATCTATATATTTACTGTATTTGTTTTagagcttgtgttaagctagctcttgcatgagagccaacactctTGATTTTTGGTTACCTCTTTTCTCCACATAAGTTTATAGTAgacttatagctcactattatacttgctctaagagcaggtacaatagcaaactaCAAGCCAACTATAACCACGTATcgagaagaaaaggtaaaagagagaagaaaacggACTATAGATTTGTTaccagctgcaacacggactccaagacgttatgtgtgtataataggtgggaccgggtattaatggtgtagtatatttttatatttaactattgtataaatgagctattagattagcgatagatgatttggagccagtagttggctatactattaaccttgctctaagTGTGCTCCCATGCATGACCGTGATATAATGATGGTTACTAGCGCCCACCCAAATTATAGCTTCTTCCCAGGAAGCACGAGTGGTGTGATGGTGTTATCGATCATATCCACCCACCAGGATTTAATCCTTGTATCTACGAATATTACACATATATAGTTGGTATTTGAAAAAGACTTTTAGTGTGATAGGATATACCATTGGTTTTCTTAAAGCATGTGTTGGACATCACATTCATGGGGAATGAGTGTGGTATTGCGTGCGTAGTGGTGTGTGTGCACGTTTGCCgtgtaattaaaaaatatataatacgttaggacatttaaaaaaaatcataaaatacaATTATTCCCAGCACCtagctaagaaaaaaaatatcgaaaGCATAATGTTTCTTCTCTCTGAAAACAAAAGAACACCAGAGTAGGGGCCATGCATGGGAAAGTGAATTCATGCTTGGGGGGATATCCTCTTGTTTcgtgcatgtcatctaaatagtcatcaaaaaatatataaaaaaattggcaacatagattaatatgaaacatatcacacacaaacatgtaagtttaaattcaatttttacaagttgtagcaaaaataacaaatatagttattAATGTGCGATAActtttttcagtttaatttgttatttttgttgtaacttttaaaagttgaatttggtcttgcatatttgtgaagtgatatatttcgtattaatatatatatattttttaatctttttaataactatttagatgacatgcaaatacatgcaaataacgaggggatatcctatCGAGGAATGAAAATCCACatctgccatgcatgcatgcacgcagtTTGGCCTGAGCATGTTGACGTGGACATTTCTGAAGCACGTGCATATAGTACAGGCAACACGTGTACCTGAGAGATAATGCCGAGGACGCCGAGGGAGACCTTGGCCGCGTCGAGGTcagggtcgtcggcggcgagctccctcACCACAGCGAACccctcgctcgccggcgccggcgtcacgATCCTCATCCCGACCACGTACTCGTGCACGGCGCTCCCCTTCCCCCACAGCGAGCTCCCGTGCGCGCCCGTCGCCAGCGCGCCGCCGACCGTGACGCCCGACCAGTACGGCGAGTGCGGCAGCGCgagccccgccgcggcggcctccctAATCAGGTCACGCAGCACCATGCCGCCCTCCACCGTCATCAGCCGCCTCGCCGCGTCGACGCGCACCGTGCGGTTCAGCCACCGCGTGCTGATGGtgacgccgccctcgccctcgccgccgccggggcacGCCAGCCGCGGGAAGCTGTTGGAGTACCTGGTGGCGGCCTTCGCcttccgccccgccgccgccgccgccgccacggccgccacgagctcctcctcggTGCGCGGGTACGCGACGCCGgccgcgcggcaggcggcgcggtCGGGGAAGGAGCCGTAGATGTTCGTGACCGTGCAGCCGCCGGATGTTCCGCCGCGCGCGCAGGCGATCGGCCCCGGTGGCGGgtggcggtcgccgccggcgaggtggaggacGAAGCCCAGGAGGAGGATCACGAGGAGGCCTCGCAGAATTTCCACGACAATGGCGACGATATATCTCGGGATTATTCTGATTGCTTCGTGTAAAATCGCGAGGTTGGAGGAATGCCAAGCCAGTAGAAATGAATGTCTACTACTATTGTGTAACTTATTACtcatttttctcttctttctttcttttgtttttagaGGGCAGGACGAGGAATGCTAGAGTAAGAAGATTGACATGCGGTATGAATATTTATATACTACAGTAGTTGTGAAACCATCCGGGATAATGCTTTTGTCGTTTTAATTAGCCTTTAATTGAGTCTCCATCCTGAGATATAAAAAGGATGTACGTGTCTGATATTATCTTGCCATTAACTCAGACTCATCCTTTTTCCGTTGTTAACAGGTCTGATCAGTGTGTTGTCACTGGTGGGGAACATGTAATTGTCATTCTGTGACACCAAAAATTTATTATTTGTTGGTAGTTTGGTATAAGCAGCTGTCAGTTAGGATAACAGATTACTGTGGAGCATTTATATATTGCACATGCCTAAATTCCTACTGGCTTATGTGTGCACGGTGGTGCTAGGTGATTCTTTTTTACATAGTTTTGTTCTTGGGGACATAACTGTCCATAGAGGAATATCATTGACAACTTGCATAAGTGCAGGTGAAAATTAGAGCCTACAAAAAGATTGTTATGGCAGAATTTATCGTCATTGTATATATGGGGATATATCATAAATTAAAGATAGAGAGACAAATAAAGCAGGAGTAGGTTATAACAAATGAAGTTTCATATTCATAGAAagccgatttgaggaaagtAAATAAGGTTTGGATGATAGAGTTGGTTACTCCATACACTTTCGAGGAAGAAAAAATTCCCTGTGTACGCCTGAAACTTTGTCTAATCCCTATGCTCTTCAATATGCTCATTCCCTTTATacttccaaattttagtttgcATCTCTTCTGCACCGTCTGCGTTAGTTCGTTGTTAAACTCTTATGAAAAATTCTAATTTTGCCCTATGGTATgcaaacatataaatttatagtgTACAAAAATTTGTTGTATGAGAAAGAGAAACTTGAGACATTTTATAAGAGAAAATCTCTTATATATCCAgaaattttagctaatcccttCTATGCTCCTAAATTTTGCTTAGTTCCTTGTATTcccctaaaatttgattttgatccctttcATACTCCTTCCTTCAGTTGACCGTAGTTGACCGTCTAATTTCTAtgaaaatgaccattttaccctttggatgAAAATAGAatttatgaattacattattaaaaatgtaaaagtttgtcgcatgagactattattattatgagtttgttgtgtgatgcattatttatcacaaaatttacttttagataatgaaataaaaaatatgtatttattatttaaaagaaGTCATAAAAGATGAGGAGCATTTATACAAAGATAGGACTACCAATGctcacaataattttttttatgaatgctcccgataaaaaaatccattgtcttattaaaatttcaaataaatattttaatttagtacatttgttttatttagtctcattagttttataaaaatgtacatactatgcactcaaacaaaattttcaatctttttcaagcttatattattgggaaaattggaaccatgccattataattttgtaaaatttgagatataccatcctgacccacatgtcattgactcatgtgggtcctacatgtcattgagataccgatggcatatctcaaactttgcaaaagtACAATgacatggttccaatttacctATTATTAAAACTTAAAACATCAAGGGCAAAAAAGACATTTACAACCAAATGTAGTAGCTAGTGAAATGAAGTAAAATATAATGGTAGGGGTATGGAAAggatcaagttgaaatttcaggggtatagaagggatcgggtaaattttaggggtataaaagggattgagtgagttttcagGGGTACACAGGGAATTTACTCAAACAATGACTTGGAAATTGAGTACCTTTAGCTTCAGTTAGATGTCTGGAAGGAAGATTGCTAGTAGAAAAGAGATTGAAATTTGCAACAAGCCAAGGAAAACTGAAGTGATTAGAGGGGGATAGTAATATCAAATAGTATCATACTAAAACAAATGgcaggaagagaaaaaaacatcagATATATTATCTGGTAATGGAAAAGGTACGTAGACCAAAACTACAAAACAGCAAAGCAACTAATTGTAAAATTATATACAAATTTCTACAAAGACTTGT is part of the Oryza glaberrima chromosome 4, OglaRS2, whole genome shotgun sequence genome and encodes:
- the LOC127769963 gene encoding L-gulonolactone oxidase 5-like — protein: MSNKLHNSSRHSFLLAWHSSNLAILHEAIRIIPRYIVAIVVEILRGLLVILLLGFVLHLAGGDRHPPPGPIACARGGTSGGCTVTNIYGSFPDRAACRAAGVAYPRTEEELVAAVAAAAAAGRKAKAATRYSNSFPRLACPGGGEGEGGVTISTRWLNRTVRVDAARRLMTVEGGMVLRDLIREAAAAGLALPHSPYWSGVTVGGALATGAHGSSLWGKGSAVHEYVVGMRIVTPAPASEGFAVVRELAADDPDLDAAKVSLGVLGIISQVTLALEPQFKRSVKFVKRDDADIAEKVAVWGRLHEFGDMVWLPGQRQVIYREDNRVNISTPGDGLNDYFGFRAQPTLSMVGARVIDEWLEENPMYTDTARCLASRAVTKMFDLLAYGFTNDGATFTGYPVVGYQHRIQSSGSCMGSLEEKDDGLLLTTTCPWDRRTRGVFAYNVAFTVPLSRAPAFVADVSRLRDLDPAAFCQIDAKMGVLVRYVAASSAYLGKAEDSVDFDVTYYRSRARGAPRAHADVFDEVEQMALRGHGGVPHWGKNRNAAFDGAIARYPNAGEFLRVKDRFDPEGVFSSEWSDRVLGVGGASPAIVGDGCAMEGLCVCSDDSHCAPELGYSCRPGKVFTEARVCSLLRDAADGYLRDRHGNVRINATSTGKHSLLHE